A single region of the Roseivivax sp. THAF197b genome encodes:
- a CDS encoding NAD-dependent succinate-semialdehyde dehydrogenase: MLDQTTNLPELLRDPSLLESRAYVGGDWIDGDDGTFEVTNPARGDVIAKVADLSRAQVGKAIDAAYAAQKDWAKWTGKERANVLRKWFDLMMENQEDLGKIMTAEQGKPLAEAKGEIAYGASFVEFFAEEAKRVLGEQIPGHGRDKRILVMKQPIGVAASITPWNFPNAMITRKAAPALAAGCSFVARPAAETPLSAIALGVLAERAGIPAGVFNVVPSSSASEVGKEFCENEKVRKLTFTGSTEVGRILLRQAADQVMKCSMELGGNAPFIVFDDADIDAAVEGAIACKFRNNGQTCVCANRLYVQSGVYDEFAQKLKAAVEKLKVGDGLSEDAVDLGPLITRDAIDKVQEHIRDATSKGATLILGSDKDDADGNFFHPAIVTGATQEMAFAKEETFGPLAPLFKFDDVDDVIAMANDTIFGLASYFYAKDLSRVWKVAEELEYGIVGVNTGLISTEVAPFGGVKQSGLGREGSHHGIEEYMEMKYVCLTV, encoded by the coding sequence ATGCTCGACCAAACCACAAACCTTCCCGAGCTCCTGCGGGACCCCAGCCTGCTGGAAAGCCGCGCCTATGTCGGCGGCGACTGGATCGACGGCGATGACGGCACGTTCGAAGTGACCAACCCCGCGCGGGGCGATGTCATCGCCAAGGTCGCGGATCTGTCCCGCGCGCAGGTCGGAAAGGCCATCGACGCGGCCTATGCCGCGCAGAAGGACTGGGCCAAATGGACCGGCAAGGAGCGCGCAAACGTCCTGCGCAAATGGTTCGACCTGATGATGGAAAACCAGGAAGACCTCGGCAAGATCATGACCGCCGAGCAGGGCAAGCCGCTGGCCGAAGCCAAGGGCGAAATCGCCTATGGCGCCTCCTTCGTGGAGTTCTTCGCCGAAGAGGCCAAGCGCGTCCTCGGTGAACAAATTCCGGGCCACGGGCGCGACAAGCGCATCCTCGTGATGAAGCAGCCCATCGGTGTGGCCGCCTCGATCACCCCTTGGAACTTCCCCAACGCGATGATCACCCGCAAGGCGGCCCCGGCACTGGCCGCGGGCTGTTCCTTCGTGGCACGCCCCGCCGCCGAGACGCCGCTTTCGGCCATCGCGCTGGGCGTTCTGGCCGAGCGCGCGGGCATCCCTGCAGGCGTCTTCAACGTGGTGCCCTCCTCCTCGGCCTCCGAGGTCGGCAAGGAGTTCTGCGAGAACGAAAAGGTCCGCAAGCTGACCTTCACCGGCTCCACCGAGGTGGGCCGCATCCTGCTGCGTCAGGCCGCCGACCAGGTGATGAAATGCTCCATGGAGCTTGGCGGCAACGCGCCCTTCATCGTCTTTGACGACGCCGATATCGATGCGGCCGTGGAAGGCGCCATCGCCTGCAAGTTCCGCAACAACGGCCAGACCTGTGTCTGTGCCAACCGCCTCTACGTGCAATCGGGCGTCTATGACGAGTTTGCACAGAAGCTGAAGGCGGCGGTTGAGAAGCTGAAAGTGGGCGACGGGCTGTCCGAAGACGCTGTCGATCTGGGCCCGCTCATCACCCGCGATGCCATCGACAAGGTGCAGGAGCATATCCGCGACGCCACCTCGAAGGGCGCGACGCTGATCCTCGGTTCCGACAAGGATGACGCAGACGGAAACTTCTTCCATCCTGCCATCGTCACCGGCGCCACGCAGGAGATGGCCTTCGCGAAGGAGGAAACCTTCGGCCCGCTCGCGCCGCTCTTCAAGTTCGATGACGTCGACGACGTGATCGCCATGGCGAACGACACGATCTTCGGCCTGGCCTCCTATTTCTACGCCAAGGACCTCAGCCGTGTCTGGAAGGTCGCCGAAGAGCTGGAATACGGCATCGTCGGCGTGAATACCGGCCTCATCTCGACCGAGGTCGCACCCTTCGGCGGCGTGAAGCAATCGGGCCTTGG
- a CDS encoding alpha/beta hydrolase produces MELDDAYANAPHIPDAEAYPARWAEKAQALRSKLGAVNRARLGLMYGHGTRNAIDLFLPLRRPEGLLVFVHGGYWLRFGREDWSHLAEGPMAHRWAVAMPSYDLCPRVRIADITRQIADAIAVAAHEVPNVPIRLAGHSAGGHLVSRMLAPDMLPEDVASRIEAVMPISPLCDLEPLLKTSMNAELGLDADSARAESPLHQPKPSVPVTVWVGAEERPVFLDQARWLSEAWGADLVEDAGRHHFDVIDGLEDPDSRMTKVVLGL; encoded by the coding sequence ATGGAACTCGATGACGCATACGCAAATGCACCTCACATACCCGATGCCGAGGCCTACCCTGCGCGTTGGGCCGAGAAGGCACAGGCGTTGCGGAGCAAGCTTGGCGCGGTGAACCGCGCTCGGCTGGGTCTGATGTACGGGCATGGAACGCGAAATGCCATAGACCTGTTCCTGCCTCTGCGCCGCCCCGAAGGCCTTCTGGTCTTCGTGCATGGCGGCTATTGGCTGCGCTTCGGCCGCGAGGACTGGTCGCATCTGGCGGAAGGCCCCATGGCCCATCGCTGGGCGGTGGCGATGCCCTCCTACGATCTGTGCCCGCGGGTGCGGATCGCCGACATCACTCGTCAGATTGCCGATGCGATCGCCGTGGCCGCGCATGAGGTGCCGAACGTGCCGATCCGCCTGGCGGGCCATTCCGCGGGCGGGCATCTCGTCTCGCGCATGCTGGCCCCGGACATGCTGCCCGAGGATGTCGCATCGCGGATCGAAGCGGTCATGCCGATCTCGCCGCTTTGCGATCTGGAGCCGCTTCTGAAGACCTCGATGAATGCCGAGCTGGGCCTCGATGCCGACAGCGCGCGTGCCGAGAGCCCGCTGCATCAGCCGAAACCGTCCGTGCCGGTGACGGTCTGGGTCGGCGCCGAGGAGCGGCCCGTATTTCTGGATCAGGCGCGCTGGCTTTCGGAGGCCTGGGGCGCCGATCTGGTGGAAGATGCGGGGCGGCATCATTTCGACGTCATCGACGGGCTGGAAGATCCCGACAGCCGGATGACGAAGGTCGTGCTCGGCCTCTGA